A genome region from Nocardiopsis exhalans includes the following:
- a CDS encoding DUF2784 domain-containing protein — MVYRIIGEGAMVLHMAFLVYVIIGGYLAWRWPPMFWPHLACALYALGITVIGWDCPLTHVENWGREQAGQAGLPPEGFIEHYLTGVIYPAEHLLTAQLLVALSVAVSWAGALYLQRRRKTAENRA; from the coding sequence ATGGTCTACCGCATCATCGGCGAAGGCGCCATGGTCCTGCACATGGCCTTCCTCGTCTACGTGATCATCGGTGGCTACCTCGCCTGGCGCTGGCCACCCATGTTCTGGCCCCACCTCGCCTGCGCCCTCTACGCCCTGGGCATCACCGTCATCGGCTGGGACTGCCCCCTCACTCACGTCGAGAACTGGGGCCGAGAACAGGCAGGCCAGGCCGGCCTTCCACCCGAAGGCTTCATCGAGCACTACCTCACCGGCGTCATCTACCCCGCCGAACACCTGCTCACCGCCCAACTCCTCGTCGCCCTCAGCGTGGCCGTCTCCTGGGCCGGAGCCCTTTACCTGCAACGAAGACGCAAGACGGCAGAGAACCGCGCGTAA
- a CDS encoding prenyltransferase, with amino-acid sequence MTWDSYLAADHFVMRSARLVDRHRFAYHFQAGSDQPVRAALAAHRNLDGGYGNALDPDIRGHASQPAATEIALRYLDELGTIPEGIGQGVCRHLASVSNDDGGLPVVLPNVRYTEAAPWYQKTDDFRSRLDITAMITGLLHKNKITHPWRDRATAYCWKHIDGLNWTDPHEAIGICAFLQYVPDRARAISAMNHIARMIRAVFDVHPRTTGHVHTPLDLACHPDHIARPLFSDTEIERNLEAFENQQRADGGWDACCDHWDTTATRECEGMRTIQRLRILRTYSRVQPDLPRPRRAG; translated from the coding sequence GTGACCTGGGACTCCTACCTCGCCGCCGACCACTTCGTCATGCGCAGCGCCCGGCTCGTCGACCGGCACCGCTTCGCCTACCACTTCCAAGCCGGATCAGACCAACCCGTACGCGCAGCCCTGGCCGCCCACCGCAACCTCGACGGCGGCTACGGCAACGCCCTCGACCCCGACATACGCGGCCACGCCAGCCAACCCGCCGCCACCGAGATCGCCCTGCGCTACCTGGACGAACTCGGCACCATCCCCGAGGGCATCGGCCAAGGTGTCTGCCGCCACCTCGCCTCGGTCAGCAACGACGACGGCGGCCTGCCTGTCGTCCTGCCCAACGTCCGCTACACCGAAGCCGCACCCTGGTACCAGAAAACCGACGACTTCCGCAGCCGCCTCGACATCACCGCGATGATCACCGGCCTACTCCACAAGAACAAGATCACCCACCCCTGGCGCGACCGAGCCACCGCCTACTGCTGGAAGCACATCGACGGCCTCAACTGGACCGACCCGCACGAAGCCATCGGCATCTGCGCCTTCTTGCAGTACGTCCCCGACCGAGCCCGCGCCATCAGCGCGATGAACCACATCGCCCGCATGATCCGCGCCGTCTTCGACGTCCACCCGCGAACCACCGGACACGTCCACACACCACTGGACCTCGCCTGCCACCCCGACCACATCGCCCGCCCGCTCTTCAGCGACACCGAGATCGAACGCAACCTCGAAGCCTTCGAGAACCAGCAACGCGCCGACGGCGGCTGGGACGCCTGCTGCGACCACTGGGACACCACCGCCACCCGTGAATGCGAGGGCATGCGCACCATCCAGCGCCTGCGCATCCTGCGCACCTACAGCCGAGTCCAACCGGACCTGCCCCGCCCGCGCCGCGCCGGCTGA
- the gltB gene encoding glutamate synthase large subunit, whose translation MPAGNVRRSSVRTNATATPQGLYDPTFEHDACGVGFVADLTGRRSHDIVQKALTVLRNLDHRGASGADPDDGDGAGILTQVPHELYTEVCDFPLPEAGTYATGIGFLPSDAAERAAAVEKINTIVTDEGLTLLGWREVPFEPQYSGPAAREVMPYFGQIFITGTEGTTTEGLAGIDLERHAYCVRKRAEHETDVYFPSLSPRTIAYKGMLTTPQLEPFFPDLSDRRYASGLALVHSRFSTNTFPSWPLAHPFRFVAHNGEINTVKGNRNMMRSREAKLASDLIPGDLNRIFPIVDPDDSDTASFDDALELLHLGGRSLPHAVLMMIPEPWENHTEMDPAVRAFYEYHSTLMEPWDGPASVSFTDGTLVGSVLDRNGLRPGRYWVTDDGLVVLASEAGVLDIDPATVVRKGRLQPGRIFVVDTAQGRIIEDEEIKAELAAQHPYQEWIDSGVLRLNDLPEAEPTPVTELNLAQQVFGYTEEELRILLTPMARTGAEPIGSMGTDTPVAALSDRSRQLFDYFSQNFAQVTNPPLDAIREEMVTSLSTLLGAEHNILDAAPGDTQRLVLPTPVVDQAQLAAIVAAGQTNPALKTFTVDGTYPVDGGGDALSDRLDEINTEVSAAIADGAHILVLSDRAADSGRAPVPSLLLTGSVHHHLVREKARTEVGLLVEAGDVREAHHVALLVGYGASAVNPYLALETVRDLVERGVIGGIEADQAVANVVKAFGKSVLKIMSKIGVSTVSSYTGAQIFEALGLGQDVIDRCFTGTTSRLGGVGFDVLAEEVAIRHRRAHTATPNAHRRLEVGGEYQWRREGEPHLFNPETVFKLQHSTRSRKYEIFKEYTSKVDDQAEKLMTLRGLFRLKEGVREPVPIDEVEPVSEIVKRFSTGAMSYGSISAEAHETLAIAMNRLGGKSNTGEGGEDPARFTPDANGDLRRSAIKQVASGRFGVTSHYLSNADDIQIKMAQGAKPGEGGQLPGHKVYPWVARTRHSTPGVGLISPPPHHDIYSIEDLAQLIHDLKNANPAARVHVKLVSEAGVGTVATGVSKAHADVVLISGHDGGTGASPLNSLKHAGTPWELGLAETQQTLLLNGLRDRIVVQADGQMKTGRDVLVAALLGAEEFGFATAPLVVSGCVMMRVCHLDTCPVGVATQNPALRERFSGKAEYVVNFFEFIAQEVREYLAQLGFRSLDEAIGSVDLLDTADAVDHWKAQGLDLSPILHEVEPIAGDHRAHRRSQDHGLEKALDNTLIQLSEGALDFGQPVKLELPVRNVNRTVGTMLGHEVTKRYGATGLPADTIDVSFTGSAGQSFGAFVPKGITLRLSGDANDYVGKGLSGGRVIVRPAESSTLVAEDHIIAGNVIGYGATSGEIFLRGIVGERFCVRNSGALAVVEGIGDHGCEYMTGGRAVILGRTGRNFAAGMSGGTAYVLDLNTERVNGEMVDIEELTGEDRAFLTDALTRHHALTGSTVAERLLAQGDQGLDRIAKVMPRDFKRVLLAQAEAEREGRDVNEAVMASAQS comes from the coding sequence ATGCCTGCTGGAAACGTGCGGCGTTCGTCCGTCCGAACGAACGCAACCGCCACACCCCAGGGCCTGTACGACCCCACCTTCGAGCACGACGCCTGCGGTGTGGGCTTCGTGGCCGACCTCACTGGACGTCGCAGTCACGACATCGTGCAGAAGGCGCTCACCGTACTGCGCAACCTGGACCACCGCGGCGCCTCCGGCGCCGACCCCGACGACGGCGACGGCGCGGGCATCCTCACCCAGGTTCCGCACGAGCTCTACACCGAGGTCTGCGACTTCCCGCTCCCCGAAGCCGGCACCTACGCCACCGGCATCGGCTTCCTCCCCTCCGACGCCGCCGAGCGCGCCGCCGCCGTGGAGAAGATCAACACCATCGTCACCGACGAGGGCCTGACCCTCCTCGGCTGGCGCGAGGTACCCTTCGAGCCCCAGTACAGCGGCCCCGCAGCCCGCGAGGTCATGCCCTACTTCGGACAGATCTTCATCACCGGCACCGAGGGCACCACCACCGAGGGCCTCGCCGGAATCGACCTCGAGCGCCACGCCTACTGCGTCCGCAAGCGCGCCGAGCACGAGACCGACGTCTACTTCCCGAGCCTGTCCCCGCGCACCATCGCCTACAAGGGCATGCTCACCACCCCGCAGCTGGAGCCGTTCTTCCCGGACCTGTCCGACCGCCGCTACGCCTCCGGTCTGGCCCTGGTCCACTCCCGGTTCTCCACCAACACCTTCCCGTCCTGGCCGCTCGCCCACCCGTTCCGCTTCGTGGCGCACAACGGCGAGATCAACACGGTCAAGGGCAACCGGAACATGATGCGCTCGCGCGAGGCCAAGCTCGCCAGCGACCTCATCCCCGGCGACCTGAACCGCATCTTCCCCATCGTCGACCCCGACGACTCCGACACCGCCTCCTTCGACGACGCCCTGGAACTCCTCCACCTCGGCGGCCGCTCCCTGCCGCACGCGGTCCTGATGATGATCCCGGAGCCCTGGGAGAACCACACCGAGATGGACCCGGCCGTCCGGGCCTTCTACGAGTACCACTCCACGCTCATGGAGCCCTGGGACGGCCCCGCCTCGGTGTCCTTCACCGACGGCACCCTCGTCGGCTCCGTCCTGGACCGCAACGGCCTGCGCCCCGGCCGCTACTGGGTCACCGACGACGGCCTCGTCGTCCTGGCCTCCGAAGCCGGCGTCCTGGACATCGACCCCGCCACCGTCGTGCGCAAGGGCCGCCTGCAGCCCGGCCGTATCTTCGTCGTCGACACCGCCCAGGGGCGGATCATCGAGGACGAGGAGATCAAGGCCGAACTCGCCGCCCAGCACCCCTACCAGGAGTGGATCGACTCCGGCGTCCTGCGCCTGAACGACCTCCCCGAGGCCGAGCCCACCCCGGTCACCGAACTCAACCTCGCCCAGCAGGTCTTCGGCTACACCGAGGAAGAGCTCCGAATCCTCCTCACCCCGATGGCCCGCACCGGTGCCGAGCCGATCGGCTCCATGGGCACCGACACCCCGGTGGCCGCCCTGTCCGACCGCTCGCGCCAGCTCTTCGACTACTTCTCGCAGAACTTCGCGCAGGTCACCAACCCGCCGCTGGACGCCATCCGCGAGGAAATGGTCACCAGCCTCTCCACGCTCCTGGGCGCCGAGCACAACATCCTCGACGCGGCTCCCGGCGACACCCAGCGGCTCGTGCTGCCCACCCCGGTCGTCGACCAGGCCCAGCTCGCCGCCATCGTCGCCGCCGGACAGACCAACCCCGCCCTGAAGACCTTCACCGTCGACGGCACCTACCCCGTCGACGGCGGCGGCGACGCCCTGTCCGACCGCCTGGACGAGATCAACACCGAGGTCTCCGCGGCCATCGCCGACGGCGCCCACATCCTCGTCCTCAGCGACCGCGCCGCCGACTCCGGCCGCGCCCCCGTCCCGTCACTGCTGCTCACCGGATCGGTCCACCACCACCTGGTCCGCGAGAAGGCCCGCACCGAAGTCGGCCTGCTCGTCGAGGCCGGCGACGTGCGCGAAGCCCACCACGTCGCCCTCCTCGTCGGCTACGGCGCCTCCGCGGTCAACCCGTACCTGGCCCTGGAGACCGTCCGCGACCTCGTCGAGCGCGGTGTCATCGGTGGCATCGAAGCCGACCAGGCCGTCGCCAACGTCGTCAAGGCGTTCGGCAAGAGCGTCCTGAAGATCATGTCCAAGATCGGCGTGTCCACGGTCAGCTCCTACACCGGCGCCCAGATCTTCGAGGCCCTTGGCCTGGGCCAGGACGTCATCGACCGCTGCTTCACCGGCACCACCTCCCGCCTGGGCGGCGTCGGCTTCGACGTCCTCGCCGAAGAGGTCGCCATCCGCCACCGCCGCGCCCACACCGCCACCCCCAACGCCCACCGGCGCCTCGAGGTCGGCGGCGAGTACCAGTGGCGCCGCGAGGGCGAACCGCACCTGTTCAACCCCGAGACGGTCTTCAAGCTCCAGCACTCCACCCGGAGCCGCAAGTACGAGATCTTCAAGGAGTACACGAGCAAGGTCGACGACCAGGCCGAGAAGCTCATGACCCTGCGCGGACTCTTCCGCCTCAAGGAGGGCGTGCGCGAGCCCGTCCCCATCGACGAGGTCGAACCCGTCTCGGAGATCGTCAAGCGCTTCTCCACCGGCGCCATGTCCTACGGCTCCATCTCCGCCGAGGCACACGAGACCCTCGCCATCGCGATGAACCGCCTCGGCGGCAAGTCCAACACCGGCGAGGGCGGCGAGGACCCCGCACGCTTCACCCCCGACGCCAACGGCGACCTGCGCCGCAGCGCCATCAAGCAGGTGGCCTCCGGCCGCTTCGGCGTCACCTCGCACTACCTCAGCAACGCCGACGACATCCAGATCAAGATGGCCCAGGGCGCCAAGCCCGGCGAGGGCGGCCAGCTGCCCGGCCACAAGGTCTACCCGTGGGTGGCGCGGACCCGCCACTCCACCCCCGGCGTCGGCCTCATCTCGCCGCCGCCCCACCACGACATCTACTCCATCGAGGACCTCGCCCAGCTCATCCACGACCTCAAGAACGCGAACCCCGCCGCACGGGTCCACGTCAAGCTGGTCTCCGAAGCGGGCGTGGGCACCGTCGCCACCGGCGTGTCCAAGGCGCACGCCGACGTCGTCCTCATCTCCGGCCACGACGGGGGCACCGGCGCCTCGCCGCTCAACTCGCTCAAGCACGCGGGCACCCCCTGGGAGCTCGGCCTCGCCGAAACCCAGCAGACCCTCCTGCTCAACGGCCTGCGCGACCGCATCGTCGTCCAGGCCGACGGCCAGATGAAGACCGGCCGCGACGTCCTCGTCGCCGCGCTGCTCGGCGCCGAGGAGTTCGGTTTCGCCACCGCACCCCTCGTCGTCTCCGGCTGCGTCATGATGCGCGTCTGCCACCTCGACACCTGCCCCGTGGGTGTGGCCACCCAGAACCCCGCCCTCCGGGAGCGGTTCTCCGGCAAGGCCGAGTACGTCGTCAACTTCTTCGAGTTCATTGCCCAGGAAGTCCGCGAGTACCTCGCCCAGCTCGGCTTCCGCAGCCTCGACGAGGCCATCGGCTCCGTCGACCTGCTCGACACCGCCGACGCCGTCGACCACTGGAAGGCCCAGGGCCTGGACCTGTCGCCGATCCTGCACGAGGTCGAGCCCATCGCCGGCGACCACCGCGCCCACCGCCGCAGCCAGGACCACGGCCTCGAAAAGGCCCTGGACAACACCCTCATCCAGCTCAGCGAGGGCGCACTCGACTTCGGCCAGCCGGTCAAGCTCGAACTCCCGGTCCGCAACGTCAACCGCACCGTCGGCACCATGCTCGGCCACGAGGTCACCAAGCGCTACGGCGCCACCGGCCTGCCCGCCGACACCATCGACGTGTCCTTCACCGGATCCGCGGGACAGTCCTTCGGCGCCTTCGTACCCAAGGGCATCACCCTGCGCCTGTCCGGCGACGCCAACGACTACGTCGGCAAGGGCCTCTCCGGCGGCCGCGTCATCGTCCGCCCCGCCGAAAGCTCCACCCTGGTCGCCGAGGACCACATCATCGCCGGAAACGTCATCGGCTACGGCGCCACCTCCGGTGAGATCTTCCTCCGCGGCATCGTCGGCGAACGCTTCTGCGTCCGCAACTCCGGCGCCCTCGCCGTCGTCGAAGGCATTGGCGACCACGGCTGCGAATACATGACCGGCGGCCGCGCCGTCATCCTCGGCCGCACCGGACGCAACTTCGCCGCCGGCATGTCCGGAGGCACCGCCTACGTCCTGGACCTGAACACCGAACGCGTCAACGGCGAAATGGTCGACATCGAGGAGCTCACCGGCGAGGACCGCGCATTCCTCACCGACGCCCTTACCCGCCACCACGCCCTGACCGGCTCCACCGTCGCCGAACGCCTCCTGGCCCAGGGCGACCAGGGCCTCGACCGCATCGCCAAGGTCATGCCGCGCGACTTCAAGCGCGTCCTGCTCGCCCAGGCCGAAGCCGAACGCGAAGGACGCGACGTCAACGAGGCCGTCATGGCCTCCGCGCAGTCCTGA
- a CDS encoding maleylpyruvate isomerase family mycothiol-dependent enzyme — protein MLDRSVVVSALESEIAVLQGVLLGLSDSEVELPTRCAPWDVAALSVHTVGSLNQVLVALDGSPPEISDGLVSAAGYYVPEVRFSPEVNTARVDSAMGRAARRADAAEPGRVLRETWRALAERLVGEPVGRTMVTRHGDPMFLTDFLVTRVVELVLHGVDMADALGREPWTSPAALGVVREVLFEGVDPAELERLLPGRAGAAGGPLAAVRAVTGRAGSEADRAALEAAGVRFLALG, from the coding sequence ATGCTTGATCGTTCTGTGGTGGTGTCCGCTCTTGAGTCGGAAATCGCGGTGTTGCAGGGTGTTCTTCTTGGTTTGTCGGATTCTGAGGTGGAGTTGCCGACCCGGTGCGCGCCGTGGGACGTGGCGGCGCTGTCGGTACACACGGTGGGTTCGCTGAACCAGGTGTTGGTGGCTTTGGACGGAAGTCCTCCCGAAATTTCGGACGGGCTGGTGTCCGCGGCGGGGTACTACGTGCCGGAGGTGCGCTTCTCTCCCGAGGTGAACACGGCGCGGGTGGACAGTGCGATGGGGCGGGCGGCGCGGCGTGCGGACGCTGCGGAGCCGGGGCGGGTACTGCGGGAGACGTGGCGCGCGCTGGCGGAGCGTTTGGTCGGGGAACCGGTGGGCCGGACCATGGTGACGCGCCACGGTGATCCGATGTTCCTGACGGACTTCCTGGTGACCCGGGTCGTGGAGCTGGTGTTGCACGGGGTGGACATGGCGGACGCGCTGGGCCGGGAGCCGTGGACGAGCCCGGCCGCCCTGGGCGTGGTCCGCGAGGTGCTGTTCGAGGGGGTGGACCCGGCGGAGCTGGAGCGGCTGCTGCCGGGCCGGGCGGGTGCCGCCGGGGGGCCGCTGGCGGCGGTGCGCGCGGTGACGGGCCGGGCGGGTTCCGAGGCGGACCGGGCCGCCCTGGAGGCCGCGGGCGTGCGGTTCCTGGCCCTGGGCTGA
- a CDS encoding glutamate synthase subunit beta — MADPKGFLKITERELPKHRPVDVRIQDWREVHEDFDRGTVTKQASRCMDCGIPFCHNGCPLGNLIPEWNNLVHTHDWAEAIERLHATNNFPEFTGRLCPAPCESACVLGINQDAVTIKNVEVSIIDRAWEEGWVKPLPPTHRTGKKVAVVGSGPAGLAAAQQLTRAGHDVTVYERADRIGGLLRYGIPEFKMEKRHIDRRLAQMSAEGTTFRTGVNIGVDLTVDQLKADNDAVVLTGGATKWRDLPATGRELKGIYQAMEYLPLANQVQEGDLDRAPIHAEGKHVVVIGGGDTGADCVGTAHRQGAASVTQLEIMPKPPAKRPDHQPWPTMPMLYKVTSAHEEGGKRIYSVNTLEFLGDEDGNVRALKLVEVKRGPNGFEPVEGTEREIPADLVTLAMGFVGPEKEGMLDQLGVELDGRGNVVRDNDYKTTVDGVFCAGDMGRGQSLIVWAIAEGRSAAAGVDRYLTQDTTLPVAIPPTERPLV; from the coding sequence ATGGCTGACCCCAAGGGTTTCCTGAAGATCACCGAGCGCGAGCTCCCCAAGCACCGCCCCGTCGACGTCCGCATCCAGGACTGGCGCGAGGTCCACGAGGACTTCGACCGAGGAACCGTCACCAAACAGGCCTCACGCTGCATGGACTGCGGCATCCCCTTCTGCCACAACGGATGCCCCCTCGGCAATCTCATCCCCGAGTGGAACAACCTCGTCCACACCCACGACTGGGCCGAAGCGATCGAACGGCTGCACGCCACCAACAACTTCCCCGAATTCACCGGCCGCCTCTGCCCGGCGCCCTGCGAATCGGCCTGCGTCCTCGGCATCAACCAGGACGCCGTCACCATCAAGAACGTCGAGGTCTCCATCATCGACCGCGCGTGGGAGGAAGGCTGGGTCAAGCCACTGCCGCCCACCCACCGCACCGGCAAGAAGGTCGCCGTCGTCGGCTCCGGCCCCGCCGGCCTGGCCGCCGCACAACAGCTCACCCGCGCCGGACACGACGTCACCGTCTACGAGCGCGCCGACCGCATCGGCGGCCTGCTCCGCTACGGCATCCCCGAGTTCAAGATGGAGAAGCGGCACATCGACCGCCGCCTCGCCCAGATGAGCGCCGAAGGCACCACCTTCCGCACCGGCGTCAACATCGGCGTCGACCTCACCGTCGACCAGCTCAAAGCCGACAACGACGCCGTCGTCCTCACCGGCGGCGCCACCAAGTGGCGGGACCTGCCCGCCACCGGTCGCGAACTCAAGGGCATCTACCAGGCCATGGAGTACCTGCCCCTGGCCAACCAGGTGCAGGAAGGCGACCTGGACCGCGCCCCCATCCACGCCGAGGGCAAGCACGTCGTCGTCATCGGCGGCGGCGACACCGGCGCCGACTGCGTCGGCACCGCCCACCGCCAGGGCGCCGCCTCGGTCACCCAGCTCGAGATCATGCCCAAGCCCCCCGCCAAGCGCCCCGACCACCAGCCCTGGCCCACCATGCCGATGCTGTACAAGGTCACCAGCGCCCACGAGGAGGGCGGCAAGCGGATCTACTCCGTCAACACCCTGGAGTTCCTGGGCGACGAGGACGGCAACGTCCGCGCCCTCAAGCTCGTCGAGGTCAAGCGCGGCCCGAACGGCTTCGAACCGGTCGAGGGCACCGAACGCGAGATCCCCGCCGACCTGGTCACCCTCGCCATGGGCTTCGTCGGCCCCGAGAAGGAGGGCATGCTCGACCAGCTCGGCGTCGAACTCGACGGCCGCGGCAACGTGGTCCGCGACAACGACTACAAGACCACCGTCGACGGCGTCTTCTGCGCCGGCGACATGGGCCGAGGCCAGTCGCTCATCGTCTGGGCCATCGCCGAGGGCCGCTCCGCCGCCGCCGGCGTGGACCGCTACCTCACCCAGGACACCACCCTGCCCGTGGCCATCCCGCCCACCGAGCGCCCGCTCGTGTAA